The Leishmania mexicana MHOM/GT/2001/U1103 complete genome, chromosome 6 DNA segment ccctcgcacACCTTCCCTCGCTTTCGTCGCCGATCGTGCTTGGCATTACGACCAAACAAatcaccgctgctgtgcgcggggagggggggacggGTGCTGTGGTAGCggcaaggagagggagggggagggggtcgttcgccgccgtccttggcgctgacggcggaCTGGCTAGATGTCTTGGTGGTGATCTGTGCCCACATGCGCCGTGTGGCCGCTCgtcttgtctctctccctccgtcgtcgtcggttGCATTTTTTTCGGTTTTCTCGTAACGCCACACACGTCATCGCCGCACTTGATCCGTACATCACATGCGGTGCACAGCCACTGAGCATGAGTGCATGGGCACATGTCTGCATCCCGGGATCTGGATGTCTGCATggccccccctccaccccaccccctcgagGCCGCAATGCGCCGACCCCCGCTCACTTCTGTCAgcttccaccaccacggccatCACCCTTCGAACCGAAACCCGCTGCTGCATGGGGGGAggtctctctcttccactcATCCTTTCGTCACTCGCTTGCTGCTAACTTTTTTTCCCCCGCCGCATTCCGCGCGCCATCGCTATTCTCCCGTTCGCGTGTTGTTAcggggtgggtgagggggcgACGCCAGTGCCTCGTTGATCCTTACACGCCCCATTGCACAGACGTCcgcatcgcctccctccgcacgcgctgcgcacaTCTACATATAACCGAAAGACTGTACTACGCACGTGGTCTGGCGTGGCGCCGTCACGCCTCACCCGCGCCCGCTCCTTCCTGAAAAAGCCTCGATGCGTTGGGACTCACGCGCGCATCGAGGACGTGTGCCAGCATGAGCCAGAATCCCGCTGCGCAGGCCGGTGACAGGGTGCCGAACATGTTGAACGCGCGCCGTGGCGAGACGTCCGACGACTACGCGCGACACAAGGCGGCCGCCAGCCGAGCGTTCCTGGAGAACCACTACCAAAGCCTGCTCGCGAACACACGCAACGGCGTCGGCCGCGCGGTCGGCCCGCGGCAGAAGGAGCCGTCCTTCTCCGACTTCCATCTTTTCAAGTGCATCGGCCGCGGCGCCTTTGGTgaggtgtttgtgtgcaAGTACAAGAGTGACAAGACCGACACCCTCTACGCCCTCAAGCGGCTGCGCAAGTCGGACATGATCACGAAGAAGCAAGTCATCCACGTCCGCTCGGAAAAGGACGtcctggcggaggcggcggcgtcgaatCCGTGGGTAGTGCACTTGTACCGCAGCTTCCAGGACGCTCTTTACCTCTACATGGTGATGGAGTACATGCCAGGTGGTGACATGATTTCATGGTTGTGCGACAAGGGCATCTTTGACGTGGAGAGCACGCGCTTTTACATTGCCGAGctctgcgctgccgtggcgagcGTGCACGACATGGGTTTTGTGCACCGCGACATCAAGCCGGACAACATTCTCTTTGGGGAATCGGGACACATCAAGCTGAGCGACTTCGGTCTCTCCAAGCGCTTCGTGGAGAAGCGCGGCAACCTGCTCGACTACGGCGGCCCGCCTTCCTCGTCGAACAGCGCCGAGGCATCGACGGATGAGCAGAACGCCTACGCGTCAAGGACAGACGCGCCGCCAGGGTCGCTCTCTGGAGACGCCCCTGCCACCGGCATCGCACACGACCGTGCTCGCGAGATGTTCCAGTCCATCGTGGGCAGCCCCGGCTACATCGCGCCGGAGATCCTGCTGCGCAAGCCGTACGGTGTCGGCTGTGACTGGTGGTCGGTCGGCGTCATCATGTACGAGATGCTGTACGGCATCCCGCCCTTCTTCTCGCAGAACCCCAACTCAACGTGCCACAAGATCAAAAACTGGCGGGAGCACCTCGTCTTCCCTCCGCAACGCCACATTCCTGATGACGCGGTGGACTTCATGAAGCGCCTGATCTGCGAGCCGGAGAAGCGCATGACGTACGACGAGATATGCCATCACGACTTCCTCAAGCCGATGGACATGAACGGGCTGCTCAAGCTGCAGGCGCCGTATGTACCGGCCCTCTCCAACCGCCTGGACACCAAGTACTTCCCTGAGATCAAGGAGCCGAGCGCGCCGATGCAGCTGAGCGAGGAGCAGAAAGTGCGCGAGGTGGACCCCCGCGGCGTCATGTTTGCCGACTTCCGCTTCAACTACAGCGGCGACCAAGCCGGCCCAGCAAGCGCGTAAGCGGCtgagaaaaggaagaggtgCATACGTGTACATGTGtcatatatatgtatgtatatatgtgcatgtatatatatatatatatatatacacgtgtgtgtgtgcgtgctctgtACTCTCCCGTATTTATTTTTCTGCCTCGAACGCTTCTACGTACTTTTCTGTGCTTTCATTGGTTTTCCTCAtttgcgcacgcacgcacgcgccttCTGTGATATCGCCCCGGTCACTGTGGGCGCTACTCTCGCGGTCGCTCCTTTCGTGTGTTTcgcgcaccccacccccgccacaAACACCCCTCTTCGACTACCTATGCAGTGGTGGggacgaggggggggggcgcaacACGAACGCGAGTGGCCCAGGACCACTTCTGGTTCTGTTGTCATCAATGTCGTCGTGCTGTCGTGTGCGTATGCTACGTTGTGCTTGACCCCCTCTGCGTCGTTCCCTCACTACGCGCCCATTTCTTTGCGTCGTTTCCATTTCGCGTCGGCGTCTCGCGTGAACGGCGCGTCGTGCTCCGTGGCGCTATCCGTGTGCGGGTGTCGCTGCCCTCGCAcccgctgcacacgcacgtgtaGACGTGTGagcccctcttcccctcatGAGGGGGGGGCGACAATTCGCGCTCGTTGTATGTGGGCACCTCCAGTAGTGCTATCAGTGGAATTCAACGTGATTTGGGAAGGTGCGTCAAATGCcgacctcccccctcccccgtccaTCCATCTGCACTTTCCCAACTCGTGCTCTACCTCGTCCCCTGGCGACTTCCTTCCATGTCTGCATAACGGAGCACGTGTGCGCCCCGCTCCCGCAACCACGTGTACACGGCGCACACCCGAATCCGTCGTTTCGCGCCACTTCACCACCACGGCCACAGAGGCAAGATTGCGCATCTGTGTTTCCTCTGCCAGACACGCAAGCACCAGtgtgtcccccccccctgatGCGTCGCACACAGCACGCCAAGATCACTGCTGtcacgctgctggcggtagcgctgctgctgttgctgggAGGAACCGCACACACTGCCTCCGCGGCCGAGGCGTCGCGGGTGGTGGAGCTGACTCGTGACACGTTCGACGCGTACGTTGGCGGGCCTGACAAGTATACGTTTGTTCTGTACTGCGTTAAGTGGTCTCGTCAGTGCAAGACGGTGATTCAGCTGTGGCATCGCTTGTCGATCACTCAGTCGCAGAAGGAGCTGCGGGATGTCTTCACCGCCGCGTACGTGGACGGCGATAAGTACCCGGATTTGGTCAAGCGGATGAATGTGAAGGGGTTTCCGACGATGCTGTTCTACACCCCCCTGCACATGGAGGGGCTCGAGTACAACGGGCCTCGCGAGTCGTACCTTCTGGATAGCTTTGTGTTTCAGTTCTCGTAGAGCCGGCGCGTGTATCCGTGCACGCATGCGTGGGCGCGTACCTTGAGGGATTCGTGGCCGGACTATCCCTATCGTGCCTCAGCACACTACGCGGGCGcatccacacgcacatgaCGCGCGTGTGGCGAAGGTAGTCTGCTGACGCGTCAGATATCGATCATTGTCTGCGCGCGAGCCGAGATCTATGTACAGAGAAGGAATGCGCCGTAAAGATACTGATTAGCTCGAGAGCGTGCTAGTGTCCGGGCACGACTGCTGTGCGCCTAGTGCACACGTTGGTGTGGTGTATGCATCGCGGCCTTGCTGGCGCGACAGCGCGAGTCATCTCtatctctcccctcttccccccccccccgccttgACTCGTGTGAGCTGCCGCAGCTTGGGCGCTACGCATGAAATCTCCGCTTCACTTTCCactccgcccctcctcctcctccaacttATTTTCCATGCGCGTCCCGCTGGTCCGCtccccacgcacgcacgctcgCACGCACTTGCATGCAGAACGACAAACAGCGCCTGGCGGGAAGTGCTTCCACACTGCATCACGAGGCATCGCGTGACTCGCTTTCACTTCACACCCTCCACCGGCGCACACAGCCACGCAACTTGTGAACCGtctcccccactcccctaCCGTTCTTCTATTATGCCCCAAAGCCTTCACTCCACCGGTGcatgcagcggcgctggagacGGCATGATCGCAATGATCTCAGACAGATGCAAGCAGCGCCCCATTatctgctgcgcagctccgaCAGTCAGCGTGGAGGTGGCAAAGCTTGACAAGCCGCACATCACAGACGAACCCCGGTCGAGGTCTACCGAGTGCATGAACTACCACATCCTCTCCCGCATGGAGGATGACTTGCGGCGCTCCGCGATGCGACAGGAAAATCCTGAGTCGGCGATTCCCGACCGCGGTTACAAGCACGACCAGGAAGTCTTCCTTGTTGTCGAGGCGTATCGCGCGATGAAGTCCAGATAGAGCGgctgcaccgtcgtcgaTAACCGCCACCCCGTGTCCACCGGCAAAGGCTTATTGTCGACCATTACGGCAAACTGCACCCTCTCCTGTCGCGGCCGTGTAAGCAACACCCCATCACGCACGTGGCACCGGTAGCGCTGCGAACACGCCTAAAATAGCGCACTGCTCGACGGCACCGGCCAGCCGCTGTAAGGGGGAACGTACGTCGCGCGTGTCCAACCTCGGCGGCCAGGCTTAAGTGGTCGAGTCTTGCGCACCAGTCGCAGCCGCCCCATCCGGCCGATGGTCGGCTGGGGTCGATCGAGCCAGCGTACAAGACACCGACGTGGAAGCAGGCGGAGGACTACCGCTCCGATGCCACTGCCGGAAGCACTCACAAACTCACGAAGCAACTCTTCCGGGCGCTTCCCGACCTAGAGGTGGGGGACGGGACGACCGATAGCCACGGACTCCGAGCGCGAGCGACGCCTCCAATCAACGGACGTGCTGGCCGGACGCCAGAAGTCCGCAGCTCTTTGAGTGCAACAAtagagaggagggagacgaaAGGACGGAGAAGTCCGTTGCCCGTCTGTCCATGTCATGTGTAGGGGCCTACCGTCTGCGACGGATGAGTAatgtcccccacccccacccctccctgtcGCATGCCTCAACCGCGACCACCTCTTCTATGCCTTGTCTTCACGTCTTTCCCGCTGCATGGCCGTTGACGCAGTACATCCTTGGCGTCCCACGCATGCCGTGGCTCGCCTCGGTATTTCTTACCCTGCTACTCTTTCCTGCTGGACACCACCGAATGTGTGTGCCCGCATCTGTCTCTGTCTACGTCCTctgacgcggcagcgcccgtctccctctctcgtgttGTTGTTCGTCTAACTCCGTCCCTAAGTGGTTTTCCCGTTTTATTATTCCAATATAACAGCGCCACgcctccaccctctcccccacgtGCAGGACCACTCTGTTCATGTAAGCATGTGAGCGGGGgacgggaggaggcgggtgTGTAGAGGTGTTCCGTGGCCCAGTAACCCTTCATGCCCTTACCCCACCCCCGCTTTGCCTTCTTcaccttctcttctccgcATCCGCCGCTTCCCAACAGGAATACGCGCGTGTGCAATGTGCACAGGCcccgcgcggctgcagcatcCAGCATGCTTGCCATAGTGCGGGCTCACAGCGAGGTGTTTCCCTTCCGTCTTCGCTATCTGTTTCGGTCCTGTCCGCGTGTGCGGCATctctgccgcgccggtgTGATGTCACACGCGGACACGCGGACGCATTCTTCTGTGATCAGATTTCTTTACTCGCCTTATATTTCTCTTCGCCAGTTGTCTTCCCTATCTCTTCCTGTCACTGCCACCCTGGGCGCGTGTgccacctttttttttcggaaGTTCCTCGTCAGTGTGTATGGGCgctgcatgtgtgcgctgagcctcctccctcccccctcttgcCTCGCATTAGCCTCCTGGAACACCTCGTCGAGaagcggcgtgtgcgtgtgcgtgggagggcggggagggtGGGAAGGGGCCGTTGTGTTTCTTCAGAGGAGGGCATCTatcgcacgcgcacgcctccgcgtcggcctctgcctccgttTCCTTCCCTCTACGCCGTTGCACCCCCACGGTGTACTCGCCTGTGCCATGCTGGAGCTCCTGTGTCAACGCAACGAAATTGCGCGCCATCGTTTCCCCtgcccactctctctctcgttgcttTCCCTTCGCAGACTCGCGTCTTCCCGATCCGCATCAGTTGTGAAAAGCAGTGGACCCGACtgtccgctgccgcgccgtgcATACACTTGGGTAACGTCGACACAGACAACAGTACAGGCGCCAGACGCGTCTAGCAACCCTTGTtgcgcttctctttctctgtctctcacacccacacaccccgTCACTGCCTACATAGATCAACCATCTCCCATAGACCAAACaccagccgccgcagcaaccACGGCCCTACCTGCCCAACGGCGCTTGGCTGGCGACATACAGCTGTGCTGCCGGCCATGTTTGCCTATCCTTACGTCGACCCTGATGATCCGAACGCGCAGGCGGAGTGCACCCCTCCGCGCCcggcaggcggcgctgcccgcaTTCTCATCCCAGACAGCGACAACGATGACAGCTTGGGTCTGCCGATCTCGGGGGAGTCTTCACCCAgtgcacgcgcaccggcggTACGCACCTTCTCGAAGCGggcggcgcgctgcgcagcagccttACTGCAGCGTCACGACGCCGCCCCCTCCGTTGTGCACAAGCACAAGTGTCTGCAGCAGATTGGCCGTCTCGGCGGCGCCTAcggctctctcgctcacGGTCAGCCCTTCACGATTTGGATGCGCTATCAACACCTCAACGCCCGCGTGATCCGCGAAACCGAAGCATTCTTTGGTGGACACATGGCAGACCACCTTGCCCACCCGCACGTTACACCCAAGAACGGGGTTctgacagcggcgccgaagGCGGCCTTTGGCTGTAATCCTCAGCGTCGCTCGCCTGAGGCTACACTCGGCTGCCGAACTCCACTTCCCTCTAGCCCATCCCCAGCCCATGCTGCACACGCCATGCTGAACAgctgcggtgccgtcgaCGTGCATGCGTTTCCACCGCAGACGGGCTACAGTCTCTCCAGAGGGGAGCAGTGCGCCatttcgctgctgctcatggaCGACACCGCGGATGCAAATTGCACGTCGAGCCCACTGCCGACATTCACCGCACATCACACGTCAGATGACGGCAGTCGGCGCATGGGTCTGAGCGAGTCCCTGTGCGATAGATTATCTCACGAGAGTTGCCTCGCCGACACTAGCGCAGCGATGCCGTTCTGGATGTACGACGAAGGCGCAGATTCTGTCCGATGCTCTCCAACCCCGGCAGCGCACCACGGTGACAGTccgagcgcggcgcggcgacacCGTaagcgcggccgcggcgacaCCATTGGGACTGAGCCGCAGCACCCCAAGGGGCGACGAGGAGAGATGTGCACGGCAAGGGCACTCGTCTTCGATGAGCTCAGCCGGTCATCGTCCTCACAACAAACGACACCTCGTGAGGAGAGCACCACAGCTCGCCGCGACAAACTGGTGCCCCCCTCGCTGTCCGCCACCGTCATAGAACTTCAGAATCAACGGGTGCAGTGGGACCTGCTCCGTCGGCAGTCCCTCTTCAGTCCGTTTTGAGCGTattttgtgtgcgtgaggggggggggccggCGGAGGAGCGGAGACCGACGGCGATGTGCCATCATCGGACGAAGAGTCGTGGGAACGTGTGCAAAGGCACGGCGTCGCATTACCACGCAAGCGCTCCCTCCACTACCGCTGCGCGCTGGTCCTCGCCGCTCCTCAGTACTTTTCCTTGCCTTCACTCGCTTCAGCATGCTCGCGAGccacccacctcctcccgcccACCACTGTCGCAAAGACGCTTGCCCGTGGACACATGCAGACAGAGACGCCACCGTAACCGCGCGCATACATctgcgcatgcgcggcgTACCATCCTTTTCACAAAGATGTCCCCAccccttgtgtgtgtggagggggaggctgccagtgcacgcgcacacaagagACTGCGCGACGCCCTTACTGCACACGCGCCCCCGCCTCGCTCGCGCACAGCTCGGCTGCCCCCACCCTccacacagacatgcacacatgcacacgtgcCCTTCACGTTTCACTCGTTACTCCGCCCCCTACCCCATCATTAGTACCACACCCGCACTCCGAAGCCCACAGCACACGTCGCGAAACACACGgggcaccgccacggccacgATGCTGGTCTCGGAGAGGgcacagccgctgcggcttTTCAACTGTTTACTTCTACGTGCTCACCAAGACAACGATGAGACGTCCACCCTGCACACGAACTCAGCCTCCacctcacccacccccgacACCATcgcagccgcaacagcaCTCGGTGCAACGCGTCTGTATTTCACTGAAGGCGGGCCATCAGCCAACCTaacggcgctgcagtgctACCTCAGAGTTGAAgaggcgcgcagcacatgcccgctgctgcgcgtgttgCAACTAGCGCCGCAGGCGCCAACAGGCAACATGCAGCCGCTCGTATACGTTGAGCAGGATACGCAGAGTGCCGTGTCGCTATCCAGCGAGGTGCAGGGGCGCAGCGAGGCCGTCCTGACGACCTGCTCCGAGGTCTGCACGCAGGAGACGATGCCGTCACGGTGGTATCATGCGCCCGTCAAGGCAGCCTTGTGCGTC contains these protein-coding regions:
- a CDS encoding putative protein kinase; the encoded protein is MSQNPAAQAGDRVPNMLNARRGETSDDYARHKAAASRAFLENHYQSLLANTRNGVGRAVGPRQKEPSFSDFHLFKCIGRGAFGEVFVCKYKSDKTDTLYALKRLRKSDMITKKQVIHVRSEKDVLAEAAASNPWVVHLYRSFQDALYLYMVMEYMPGGDMISWLCDKGIFDVESTRFYIAELCAAVASVHDMGFVHRDIKPDNILFGESGHIKLSDFGLSKRFVEKRGNLLDYGGPPSSSNSAEASTDEQNAYASRTDAPPGSLSGDAPATGIAHDRAREMFQSIVGSPGYIAPEILLRKPYGVGCDWWSVGVIMYEMLYGIPPFFSQNPNSTCHKIKNWREHLVFPPQRHIPDDAVDFMKRLICEPEKRMTYDEICHHDFLKPMDMNGLLKLQAPYVPALSNRLDTKYFPEIKEPSAPMQLSEEQKVREVDPRGVMFADFRFNYSGDQAGPASA